From one Pseudomonas fluorescens genomic stretch:
- a CDS encoding protease inhibitor I42 family protein produces MNINCKLLILGLPLLTACTQTPSKHDNVVLEKVTQCPVQLETGQTLTLTLPSNPSTGYRWLVQNPATGILRSLGPEVYSHPEDAGVVGSAGQSVWRFQAQAGGEGHLLLVYQQPWAPEVRPVQTFDCAITVK; encoded by the coding sequence ATGAATATCAATTGCAAGCTGCTGATCCTGGGTCTGCCCCTTCTGACCGCATGTACCCAAACCCCAAGCAAACACGACAACGTCGTGCTGGAAAAAGTCACTCAGTGCCCTGTGCAATTGGAGACAGGCCAGACGCTCACCCTGACCCTGCCCAGCAACCCCAGCACCGGTTACCGCTGGCTGGTACAGAACCCGGCCACCGGCATCCTGCGCAGCCTGGGCCCAGAGGTTTACAGCCACCCGGAAGACGCCGGCGTGGTCGGCAGCGCCGGGCAGTCGGTGTGGCGCTTCCAGGCCCAGGCAGGCGGTGAAGGCCATCTGCTGCTGGTCTACCAGCAACCCTGGGCCCCGGAAGTGCGCCCGGTGCAGACCTTCGACTGTGCAATCACAGTGAAGTAA
- a CDS encoding alpha-xenorhabdolysin family binary toxin subunit A, translated as MSSTQSNFDTLQKEAELLPGSLIKALAERDGPEEGGLTLTHEHIVTLNQYANYTFQLPIAKDVVIRWLGYSTIAEPDLMPDSMVDMHKQLHKHGRSWSVLADNSKKLGFELAASANGINTSGEDILVILENSRALGTHRDAWETIKFDKPLSLGAEDRRSVLDLVDYMEVLRDDVDLFARRVNAVREETEQFRDVAREQLIPLVATKTQAIKRQQASGAVQQLREDLAELDKEIARLEAEYDRYVQAALSGLSAGLLGAAITGGIYGSKAEKVRKERNKLQNQRRSISQKLKELVRLEGVIEELGTQMGQLDTRLRDVVTASSHLQSAWQLIGVYIDTSIEHLQRIESNQQLFKFAIFFKRFIGQWKDIEKFAQHMNRVFDDAAAAK; from the coding sequence ATGAGCAGTACACAATCCAACTTTGACACATTGCAGAAAGAGGCCGAGCTTCTGCCTGGAAGTCTCATTAAGGCATTGGCAGAACGCGATGGCCCCGAAGAAGGGGGGCTGACGCTGACACACGAGCACATCGTCACCCTCAATCAGTATGCCAACTATACCTTCCAGCTTCCCATTGCCAAGGACGTCGTGATCCGCTGGCTTGGCTATTCGACCATCGCTGAGCCGGACCTGATGCCGGATAGCATGGTCGATATGCACAAGCAGTTGCACAAACACGGGCGCAGCTGGTCAGTACTTGCGGACAACAGCAAGAAACTCGGCTTCGAGTTGGCCGCCAGTGCCAATGGCATCAACACCTCGGGCGAAGACATATTGGTAATCCTTGAAAACAGTCGCGCACTGGGCACGCACAGGGATGCCTGGGAAACCATCAAGTTCGATAAGCCGCTAAGCCTGGGTGCAGAGGACAGGCGCAGTGTCCTGGACCTGGTTGACTACATGGAGGTATTGCGCGATGACGTCGACCTTTTCGCTCGGCGTGTGAACGCCGTACGCGAGGAAACCGAACAGTTTCGTGATGTCGCACGTGAACAATTGATTCCGTTGGTGGCAACGAAAACCCAGGCAATCAAACGCCAGCAGGCAAGTGGTGCGGTGCAGCAACTGCGTGAAGACCTGGCAGAGCTTGATAAAGAGATCGCACGCCTTGAAGCCGAGTATGACCGGTATGTCCAGGCGGCACTCAGTGGCCTGTCCGCCGGGCTGCTGGGCGCAGCCATAACCGGTGGTATCTATGGCAGCAAGGCAGAGAAAGTACGCAAGGAACGTAACAAGCTCCAGAACCAGCGTCGCAGCATAAGCCAGAAGCTCAAGGAGCTGGTCAGGCTGGAGGGGGTGATCGAAGAGTTGGGCACCCAGATGGGCCAACTGGATACCCGACTCAGGGATGTGGTCACCGCGTCCTCTCACCTGCAATCGGCCTGGCAGCTCATCGGTGTTTACATCGATACCTCGATTGAACACCTCCAGCGTATTGAGTCCAATCAGCAATTATTCAAGTTCGCAATATTTTTCAAACGTTTCATTGGTCAATGGAAAGACATTGAAAAGTTTGCCCAGCATATGAATCGCGTGTTTGATGACGCCGCCGCTGCCAAATAA
- the lon gene encoding endopeptidase La: MSDQQDLPEHPEEDAEVEHLETSEHSGHNLALPGQQLPDKVYIIPIHNRPFFPAQVLPVIVNEEPWAETLDLVAKTPHHSLALFFMDAPPEDHRHFDTSALPLYGTLVKVHHASRENGKLQFVAQGLTRVRIRTWLKHHRPPYLVEVEYPHQPSEPTDEVKAYGMALINAIKELLPLNPLYSEELKNYLNRFSPNDPSPLTDFAAALTSATGNQLQEVLDCVPMLKRMEKVLPMLRKEVEVAHLQNEISAEVNRQIGEHQREFFLKEQLKVIQQELGLTKDDRSADIEQFEQRLQGKTLPAAAQKRIDEELGKLSILETGSPEYAVTRNYLDWATALPWGVYGKDKLDLKHARKVLDQHHAGLDDIKERILEFLAVGAYKGEISGSIVLLVGPPGVGKTSIGKSIAESLGRPFYRFSVGGMRDEAEIKGHRRTYIGAQPGKLVQALKDVEVMNPVIMLDEIDKMGQSYQGDPASALLETLDPEQNVDFLDHYLDLRLDLSKVLFVCTANTLDSIPGPLLDRMEVIRLSGYITEEKLAIAKRHLWPKQLQKAGVAKTSLSISDSALRTVIEGYAREAGVRQLEKQLGKLVRKAVVQLLDDPEKKIKIGPKDLEASLGMPVFRSEQVLSGKGVITGLAWTSMGGATLPIEATRIHTLNRGFKLTGQLGEVMKESAEIAYSYVSANLKQYGGDPSYFNEAFIHLHVPEGATPKDGPSAGVTMASALLSLARDQAPKKGVAMTGELTLTGKVLPIGGVREKVIAARRQKIFELILPEANRGDFEELPDYLKEGLSVHFAKRFGDVAKVLFN; encoded by the coding sequence ATGAGCGATCAGCAGGATCTACCGGAACATCCCGAGGAAGATGCCGAAGTCGAGCATCTCGAAACCTCCGAACACAGCGGCCATAACCTTGCCTTGCCGGGCCAACAGCTGCCGGACAAGGTCTATATCATCCCGATCCACAATCGCCCGTTCTTCCCCGCGCAAGTGTTGCCGGTGATCGTCAACGAAGAACCCTGGGCCGAAACCCTGGATCTGGTCGCCAAGACCCCGCACCACTCCCTGGCCCTGTTCTTCATGGACGCGCCGCCAGAAGACCACCGTCATTTCGACACCTCGGCCCTGCCGCTATACGGCACACTGGTCAAGGTTCACCACGCCAGTCGCGAAAACGGCAAATTGCAGTTCGTCGCCCAGGGCCTGACCCGGGTACGCATCCGTACCTGGCTCAAGCACCATCGCCCGCCCTACCTGGTCGAAGTCGAATACCCGCATCAGCCCAGCGAGCCGACCGACGAGGTCAAGGCCTATGGCATGGCCCTGATCAACGCGATCAAGGAGCTGCTGCCGCTCAACCCGCTGTACAGCGAAGAGCTGAAGAACTACCTCAACCGCTTCAGCCCCAACGATCCGTCGCCCTTGACCGACTTTGCCGCCGCACTGACCTCGGCCACCGGCAACCAATTGCAGGAAGTGCTCGACTGCGTGCCCATGCTCAAACGCATGGAAAAGGTCCTGCCGATGCTGCGCAAGGAAGTCGAAGTCGCTCACCTGCAGAACGAGATCTCTGCCGAAGTGAACCGGCAGATCGGCGAGCACCAGCGCGAGTTCTTCCTCAAGGAGCAGCTCAAGGTCATCCAGCAGGAGCTGGGTTTGACCAAGGACGACCGCAGCGCCGACATCGAACAGTTCGAGCAGCGCCTGCAAGGCAAGACCCTGCCCGCTGCTGCGCAAAAGCGTATCGACGAAGAACTGGGCAAGTTGTCGATCCTCGAAACCGGCTCGCCCGAGTACGCCGTGACCCGCAACTACCTGGACTGGGCCACCGCCCTGCCCTGGGGCGTCTACGGCAAGGACAAGCTCGACCTCAAGCACGCGCGCAAGGTGCTCGACCAGCATCACGCCGGCCTTGATGACATCAAGGAACGCATCCTCGAATTCCTCGCCGTCGGTGCCTACAAAGGCGAGATCAGCGGCTCCATCGTACTGTTGGTGGGCCCTCCAGGCGTCGGCAAGACCAGCATCGGCAAGTCCATCGCCGAGTCCCTGGGCCGGCCGTTCTACCGTTTCAGCGTCGGCGGCATGCGCGACGAGGCCGAGATCAAGGGCCACCGCCGCACCTACATCGGCGCCCAGCCGGGCAAGCTGGTGCAGGCCCTCAAGGACGTCGAGGTGATGAACCCGGTCATCATGCTCGACGAGATCGACAAGATGGGCCAGAGCTACCAGGGCGATCCGGCCTCGGCACTGCTGGAAACCCTCGACCCGGAGCAGAACGTCGACTTCCTCGACCACTACCTGGACCTGCGCCTGGACCTGTCCAAGGTGCTGTTCGTGTGCACCGCCAACACCCTGGACTCGATCCCCGGACCGTTGCTCGACCGCATGGAAGTGATTCGCCTGTCCGGCTATATCACCGAAGAAAAACTGGCCATCGCCAAGCGCCACCTGTGGCCCAAACAGCTGCAAAAAGCCGGGGTGGCCAAGACCAGCCTGAGTATCAGCGACAGCGCCCTGCGCACGGTGATCGAGGGCTATGCCCGCGAAGCCGGTGTCCGCCAGCTGGAAAAGCAGCTGGGCAAACTGGTACGCAAGGCGGTGGTGCAACTGCTCGACGACCCGGAGAAAAAGATCAAGATCGGCCCCAAGGACCTCGAAGCATCACTGGGCATGCCGGTATTTCGCAGCGAACAGGTGCTGTCCGGTAAAGGCGTGATCACCGGCCTTGCCTGGACCAGCATGGGCGGCGCCACTTTGCCGATCGAGGCGACGCGCATCCACACCCTCAACCGCGGTTTCAAGCTCACCGGTCAGCTGGGTGAGGTAATGAAAGAGTCCGCTGAGATCGCCTACAGCTACGTCAGTGCCAATCTCAAGCAGTACGGTGGTGATCCAAGCTACTTCAACGAAGCCTTCATCCACCTGCATGTGCCCGAAGGCGCCACGCCCAAGGACGGCCCCAGCGCCGGGGTGACCATGGCCAGTGCCCTGCTGTCGCTGGCGCGCGACCAGGCGCCGAAGAAGGGCGTGGCCATGACCGGCGAACTGACCCTGACCGGCAAGGTTCTGCCCATTGGTGGGGTGCGGGAAAAGGTGATTGCGGCGCGGCGGCAGAAAATCTTCGAACTGATCCTGCCGGAAGCTAACCGCGGTGATTTCGAGGAATTGCCGGATTACCTCAAGGAGGGGCTGAGCGTGCATTTCGCCAAGCGTTTCGGTGATGTGGCCAAGGTGTTGTTCAACTAA
- the cmoA gene encoding carboxy-S-adenosyl-L-methionine synthase CmoA codes for MSKEPDRLFAQPLGQVPDFAFNEDVVRVFPDMIKRSVPGYPTIVENLGVLAARFAQPNTALYDLGSSLGAVTQALRRHVRSDGCRVIAIDNSAAMVERCRQYLNAQDSMFQELLPVEVIEGDILALKFQPASVVAMNFTLQFIAPEQRLELLTRIRQSLLPGGALILSEKLRFVNDEEHALLTELHVAFKRANGYSELEIAQKRSAIENVMKPDSLEEHRQRLLAAGFSKVVPWFQCLNFASLIALP; via the coding sequence GTGAGCAAAGAACCCGACCGCCTATTCGCCCAGCCCCTTGGCCAGGTGCCCGACTTCGCCTTCAACGAAGACGTGGTGCGGGTGTTCCCGGACATGATCAAGCGTTCGGTCCCCGGTTACCCGACCATCGTCGAGAACCTCGGCGTGCTCGCCGCCCGGTTTGCCCAGCCCAACACCGCCCTGTACGACCTGGGCAGTTCGCTCGGTGCCGTGACCCAGGCCCTGCGCCGGCATGTGCGCAGCGACGGCTGCCGGGTGATTGCCATCGACAACTCGGCGGCCATGGTCGAACGCTGCCGGCAGTACCTCAACGCCCAGGACTCGATGTTCCAGGAGCTGCTGCCGGTGGAGGTGATCGAGGGCGATATCCTTGCCCTGAAGTTCCAGCCGGCCTCAGTGGTGGCGATGAACTTCACCTTGCAGTTCATCGCCCCCGAACAACGCCTGGAACTGCTCACACGCATCCGCCAGTCTCTGCTGCCGGGCGGTGCGCTGATCCTCTCGGAGAAGCTGCGCTTCGTTAACGACGAGGAACACGCCCTGCTCACCGAGCTGCATGTGGCCTTCAAACGCGCCAATGGCTACAGCGAGCTGGAAATTGCCCAGAAGCGCAGCGCCATCGAGAACGTGATGAAGCCCGACAGCCTCGAAGAACACCGCCAACGCCTGCTGGCGGCCGGCTTCTCCAAAGTCGTGCCCTGGTTCCAATGCCTTAACTTTGCCTCGTTGATTGCCCTGCCATGA
- a CDS encoding alpha-xenorhabdolysin family binary toxin subunit B encodes MNDNIIAMSAALNTPSLDKMLLVVSAYSTFWEQRTFGFLPLLHESVERHYKGMQKYVEGLAKHAEVLAVTIKSYKLEVLLDDLQQAQGDPEEEEFFLEELQISKNKIAAALDVLISGTVTASKAIASIPVYDASRDQASYLESSERLASNLERLSSTLSGKRENLAELEKAIDVLDANGIEKLFEGKLPTVEELQGVVALGATPGVAVAAVEKAIEALGKLIEGVQQGMQYSRLQEQRRALRTEVNELITEQRETEQRATQVTANLQALSEYAVLSPKRLEWLAENQQIRVQLETVGNQLRRVKLSSFEEGQALNQLLKKLIVYVQSIVEQFRRAF; translated from the coding sequence ATGAATGACAATATCATTGCCATGAGTGCCGCGCTTAATACGCCAAGTCTGGACAAGATGCTCTTGGTGGTTTCGGCGTACTCAACGTTCTGGGAACAGCGTACCTTTGGCTTTCTGCCGTTGTTGCATGAATCTGTTGAGCGGCATTACAAAGGCATGCAAAAGTACGTGGAGGGATTGGCGAAGCATGCAGAAGTGCTTGCGGTTACCATCAAGTCATACAAACTTGAGGTGCTGCTTGATGATCTTCAGCAGGCTCAGGGGGATCCTGAAGAAGAGGAGTTCTTCCTTGAGGAACTGCAGATTTCAAAAAACAAGATCGCCGCAGCACTGGATGTTCTGATCTCGGGGACAGTCACCGCGTCCAAGGCGATCGCCAGCATTCCGGTCTATGATGCGAGCCGCGACCAGGCCAGTTATCTTGAATCTTCGGAGCGCTTGGCCAGTAACCTGGAAAGGCTCAGCAGTACGCTCAGCGGTAAACGCGAAAACCTTGCCGAACTGGAAAAAGCTATCGATGTACTTGATGCCAATGGTATAGAAAAACTGTTCGAAGGCAAATTACCAACGGTTGAGGAACTCCAGGGGGTGGTCGCCCTCGGGGCAACGCCGGGGGTAGCTGTCGCTGCGGTCGAGAAGGCAATCGAGGCGCTGGGCAAGCTGATAGAGGGCGTGCAACAAGGAATGCAATATTCGCGACTTCAGGAGCAGCGTCGAGCGCTGCGCACCGAGGTCAACGAATTGATCACTGAACAACGCGAAACGGAGCAACGCGCAACTCAAGTGACGGCCAACCTGCAGGCACTGTCGGAGTATGCAGTGCTGAGTCCAAAACGTCTGGAATGGCTGGCTGAAAATCAGCAGATTCGCGTGCAATTAGAAACCGTGGGCAATCAACTGCGCAGAGTGAAGCTGAGCAGTTTTGAGGAGGGGCAGGCGCTTAATCAGCTGTTGAAAAAACTGATTGTCTATGTCCAGAGCATTGTCGAGCAGTTTCGCCGGGCATTTTAA